The segment CCCGGCGATGCGCAGAATCTCGTAATGGCTGGTCAGATATTGCAGGACCTCTTCGTGGGACATGTCGTTTTTGAAACGATAGATGTTGGGGCCTTTATTCACTCCCGAAAAGCCGCGCATGGACCATTCCATATCCAGAAGCGGACTCTTGGTCCGTTCGCCACGGGCATAATAGGCGTGCTTGGTGATGAACAGGCCACCTGGGGCCAGTGCCGAATGGATTTTGTCCAGCAGTGCGCGGGTCTTGCCGCCTGGATTGTAGGACAGGAGGATGGCGTCGTAGCCATCGCCTATGGGGTCCGTGAATTGGTTGCCAGCTTGGAAGTTCACGCGTTTGCCATCGAATTTTTGGGCGTAGTGCTCCGCTGCCTCCTGCAGTCCCGGCAGGTCGAAGACAGTGGCCTGGAGCTTGGCGTTTTGCTGGCACAGGGCCACGGAATAGAGGCCGTGTCCGCCCCCCAGGTCGAGCAGGGTCCGAACGTTTTCGAATTCGGGCACCGAGCAGATGATGTCCGTGGTCTTTTGCAGTTCACCTGTCAGAGTTTCCGAGGCCAGGGCGTGGATGAACTCTCCTGCAAACCCATGCCCATTGCTGCCGTCTCCGGGGCCATTGATGAGCAGTTCTTCCAACTGCTCCCAGATGGAGATGCCGCCCCGGACGCAGGACACCACGTTGCCCTGATAGAGCAGGGATGAACGGCGAAGAAAGGTCTGGGTTTGCTGGGTGTTGCGGTAGCCTTTGGGATCTTTTTCCAGAAAGTCCATTTCTTCCAGCAGGCGGCACAGGGCCAGGGTCATGGCCGGGTCGGTGTTCAGCTCCTGTGCCAACTGTGCGGCGGGTACCGCCTGCTCAAGATGCTCGAAGACTCCGATGTTCAGGGCGGCTTTGAGCGCCAAGAGGCTTTTGTAGCCGCGTTCGGCATCGTGGATGGTACGGTACAGTGTGCCTGCGTCCTGTGGGGATGGGATGAGATTTGGTTCAGTAGGCATGGTGTATCCTGTGATCGGGAAGCGCTGCCATGGTGGGCAGCGCTTCTCCAATGTGATCAGAAGGTCAGTTTCACACCCACCATGCCGTTGGTGCCAGGCATGGGGTAGTTGGGCTTGTATTCGTAGTCTTCGTCGGTGATGTTCTGCACCGAGAGGTACAGTTCACCCTCGGCGTCCCAGTCGTCGAGGAAGAAGGTCCAACCGAGGCGGGCATTGACCAGGAAGTGGTCATCCACCTTCTCGGTATTGCTGGTGCCGGCTTTTCTGACCTGTTTCAGGGCGTACATATCCGAGACATATTCGCAGTCCATGGAAAGGTTGAAGTCTTCCAGGAATTGCCAGTTGAAACCGCCACTGACTGTGGTCTCAGGCACATAAGGCATGTCGCCGGGTGTGGAATTTTGAATAGTTAGCCCGGTAAACAGGGACAGGTCCGGTGTGGGGGTCACGCTGAGCGAGGCCTCGAAGCCTTCGATTTCGAATTCCTCGGTGTTGGACCATGTGGGCGGGAACGGCGGAAGCGTGAACACATAGCGGTCCTGGCCGTCGTCATGGAAGTAGGTCAAATCGATCTTGAACAGGTCCTGGAAGGTATGGCTGATGCCAACTTCGACGTGTTCGACTTCTTCGGGTTCGATGTCCTGCCATTGGGCCGTGGGGAACAGGATTACCACGTCATGCCCGGGGTAGGAGATGCCCTTGGACATGGAGGCATGGACCTCGGTGCTGCCGTATCCGGCTACGAGGCCGGCGTGGGGCGCGGTGCGGCTGTCGAATTTGTTGTGTTCGTACTGACGCACCCCCACGGAGGGAATGATGTGCCAGCCGTCGGTTTCGCCGATGAGATAACTGGTCGAGGCATAGGGCATGGTCAGGGCGAAGCTGGGGGCCAGAACAGAGTCGTCGGTGCCGTTGTCGTAGGTGTAGCGAATATTGCCGTCCCACCACTGCTGGTCCAGGCCAACGGTTATTTCAAAGTCGTCGGTGATGTTGAATTGTTCTCTGGCCTTGAGGCCCCAGAACCAGAAGTCGTTGAGGCAGTCGTCGTCGGCGCCGGCTTGATCGCGCCAGTAGCCTTCACCGGCATTGGCAAAGAATTTGATTTCGCCGTGGGCCATGTCGAAGTCGTTGCTGAAGGTCAGCGAGGCCAGACGCATGCGGGTTTCGTAAGAGCCTTCCTTGGCTGCGGAGTTGTCGTCCGGTCCGGGGTCGCTGGCCTCATTGTCTACATTCAGGGCAAAGAGGCGGACATCCCAGTACTGGTTGAGCTGCACTCCGAGGTTACCGAACAGGCTGAACTGACGGCCATCGGCATCTTCCCTGTGTCCGTCGGAGCGGCGGAAGCCTTGGCCCATATAATAATCAAATTCACCGATACGCCCACCGTGCTCCAGGGATTGGCTGATGGTGCCATAACTGCCTGCCGAGGCTTCGATGGTGGTGGTGAAATCGTCGCCTCGCATGCGCTTGGGCACGATATTGATGATGGACAGGGCATCACCGAAACGGTTGGGCTGTGGCCCTTTGAGGACCTCGATGGATTCGATGGGATCAACAGGGAGCAGGTCAATGAGGGGGTGGTTCCAGACTCCCATGTAAGCCGGAACGCCGTCGATAAATGTCTTGATTTCCGAACCGGGGCGACTGGAACCCATGCCGCGGATGAATACGGCCCCGCCTTCACCGCCGCCAAAGGCGCCCACGGGGTTGTGACGAGAAATGGTAACGCCCGGAGTGCGCCGCAGGGCGGAACTGAGATCCAACGCTCCCAGCTTGTCCATCTGCTCTTCGCTGACCACTGTGGAGGTTGCTCCATAGCGGTCGATTTCGTTCCCCTGGATGATGGGGGTGGCAATGACTTCGAGTTCTTCCAGCTCGACACTTTGGGTCGTGTTAGGAGCTGCGTCGGGCTGTGTGTCAGACTTCGGGCCGTCCGCATGGGCGGTGGTGGTCAGGAGCAGGGCCGCAAAAACGAGGATCAGGGCGGCCATCCGGTA is part of the Desulfovibrio ferrophilus genome and harbors:
- a CDS encoding TonB-dependent receptor, whose amino-acid sequence is MMKSYRMAALILVFAALLLTTTAHADGPKSDTQPDAAPNTTQSVELEELEVIATPIIQGNEIDRYGATSTVVSEEQMDKLGALDLSSALRRTPGVTISRHNPVGAFGGGEGGAVFIRGMGSSRPGSEIKTFIDGVPAYMGVWNHPLIDLLPVDPIESIEVLKGPQPNRFGDALSIINIVPKRMRGDDFTTTIEASAGSYGTISQSLEHGGRIGEFDYYMGQGFRRSDGHREDADGRQFSLFGNLGVQLNQYWDVRLFALNVDNEASDPGPDDNSAAKEGSYETRMRLASLTFSNDFDMAHGEIKFFANAGEGYWRDQAGADDDCLNDFWFWGLKAREQFNITDDFEITVGLDQQWWDGNIRYTYDNGTDDSVLAPSFALTMPYASTSYLIGETDGWHIIPSVGVRQYEHNKFDSRTAPHAGLVAGYGSTEVHASMSKGISYPGHDVVILFPTAQWQDIEPEEVEHVEVGISHTFQDLFKIDLTYFHDDGQDRYVFTLPPFPPTWSNTEEFEIEGFEASLSVTPTPDLSLFTGLTIQNSTPGDMPYVPETTVSGGFNWQFLEDFNLSMDCEYVSDMYALKQVRKAGTSNTEKVDDHFLVNARLGWTFFLDDWDAEGELYLSVQNITDEDYEYKPNYPMPGTNGMVGVKLTF
- a CDS encoding methyltransferase, producing the protein MPTEPNLIPSPQDAGTLYRTIHDAERGYKSLLALKAALNIGVFEHLEQAVPAAQLAQELNTDPAMTLALCRLLEEMDFLEKDPKGYRNTQQTQTFLRRSSLLYQGNVVSCVRGGISIWEQLEELLINGPGDGSNGHGFAGEFIHALASETLTGELQKTTDIICSVPEFENVRTLLDLGGGHGLYSVALCQQNAKLQATVFDLPGLQEAAEHYAQKFDGKRVNFQAGNQFTDPIGDGYDAILLSYNPGGKTRALLDKIHSALAPGGLFITKHAYYARGERTKSPLLDMEWSMRGFSGVNKGPNIYRFKNDMSHEEVLQYLTSHYEILRIAGVHEFAPNRLGKIGDRLDSQLIIGRKRQTPLE